The following is a genomic window from Mya arenaria isolate MELC-2E11 chromosome 4, ASM2691426v1.
TGACAATGATAAGATTGTTACTGGGACTAGATATAGGGGGCGTGGTCGGGGTTACAATAGAAATAAGTATCGTTCAGATGCTATGAAAGAACATAAAGGTGATATGCCTAGAAAGGagaatgtttttgaaagtttGCCAAAGCAGATGTCTGATTTATCTGTAAAGGGTGTGGATAGTAAAGATTCATCGGTTGTGAGTTCTTTGTGTTCAAAGAAACCCCCAGGGTTTAATCGAAATCCTCCTCCAGGAATAAGACCGTCAGATAGGACTTGTGACGTCAGTCCAGTACCAAGCTTTCATTCGTAACTCTGTGATTCTTGTCTATTAGAAAATAAAACGATAATGAATTCATCATTAACCTGTTATTGTTGATTATAAAATTGATGTAAGAacagtcgaactccgttggcttgaactcctATGGATCTGCGAAAATACATCAAACctcagaaaattcgagccaagcagaaATGATTACATTCAGTATAATGAAATCGGTCCTTGACATCCAGTTCGAGGCAATGAGTAGTTCGAGCaaagcgaattcgagccaacggggtttgattGTAGTCAAATGGTAATTGTAAGTACAATAGCAAGTTTTTGCACTCACAAATGGTGGCATATGGTAATCGCACTATCTTTCCGTCTGCTTTTTAGCTCACCtaagcacaaagtgctcaaggtgagctattgtgatcgccctgtgtccatAATCTTCCGTCGTCGTCGTCCGTCATCagcaatttgactgttaacactctagaggtcacaatttggcacaatcttaatgaaacttggtcagaatgttaccctcaataaaatttTGAACGAGTTCGATATAGTGTCATctgggttaaaaactaggtcaccaggtcaaattaaaggaaaagcttgttaacactctagaggtcacatttatgactgcaTCTTCAggaaatttggtcagaatgttaatattaatgatctctaggtcaagttcgaatctgggtcatgtgcggtcaaaaactaggttaccaggtcaaattgaaagaaaagattgttaacactctagaggtcacatttataaatggaTCTTTATGAAAGTTGGccagaatgttaatatttatgatcTCTAGggcaagttcgaatatgggtcatgagcggtcaaaaactaggtcaccaggtcaaatcataggaaaaacttgttagcactctagaggtcacatttatgactgtatgttcatgaaacttagtcagaatgtatatattgattagctctaggccaagtccGATCTTAGTCATGTGTGgtgaaaaactaggtcaccaggtcaaattcaaggaaaagcttgttaaccctatagaggtcacatttatgaccatatgttcatggaacttgatcagaatgttattcatgatgatctttaggtagagtttgaaacttggtaatcagaggtcaaaaaccaggccactaggttaaatcatagaaaaactttgtaaacactgtagaggttGCATTCTCTAATCATCATGAAattatgtcagaatgtttgtgtttatgaagtctatgtcaagtttgaaactggataacctgagttcaaaaactaggtcacgtAGTCAAATCATatgaaacattgttaaaacactgttgaggccatattttctactttatctatatgaaacctgATCAGAATGTACTTAATACAGCAATGTAAGGTTTGCAACTGGGTCATcggtgatattaaaaaaaaatcatccgGAAGGAtctaagtaatatattttttttaattccagcaggtataaatgttttgattccataccTCATGATTATATTTAGATGTGAATGAGATGTGAAAGTCCTGTTTTGCACCATATAACCTGAATTGGTATGCGGTAAAGCCCATATAACCAATTCACCATCTTACTTTACCTTATATGATCTAAAGTAGCTGAAATGAAGATGACCCCTCAAACTGTGGTCTAAGGCTGATAGGGAAGAGTTTTGCCACAATTGCCCTtgccctgaaaacacttatttcacacttgaattggatcaggtgagcgaaaCAAGGCCTTCAGTGCCCTCTTGTTTGTTTATGGGCTACAACTCGTGTATTAATATATAGGTACACATGTTCATCACATGGCCCGGGTTCCTCCCACaatggtcaatgtcacagttgGGGTTATTCGGCAAGTTTATGCAGTTATAAAACATAGGGTCCTATCCTGGCTGTAGCTtacccattcatggggagacatataaCTAGGCATAATTGCTCACCAGGCGAATATAATGTGTTGACACGGGTCCATTCCTCACAGGTCAAGGTCTAACAAGACATTTAAAAGAGTACACATGTTCTTcttgtccgggctataactttctTATGTATCTATGGATTAAtatataacttggtacaaatgttgttcTCATtcagacgatgtgcagtgaccttgacccgggtccatatcataaaggtcaaggtcacacacgAGAAACAAACGTCAGTACACACGCTCATATCCGCGCTATTACTAACTtgtgcattgatggattaccatatattatatccttttattaaatgttcatatatatcCGAGAATATTTAGGTTACTGATCAAACAACTGGTATTTCCTATtttcccactcttgaccagtggtagTGTACActtttggtcagattcaacgtACCAGTTCGgttcagagaaaaaaaaaattctaaaaaaacaatgacggATATAGCCTGCCTTGTTCGAACAGCTATCGTGTGGCAGAGATTGCTTTTGTGCGTCCTCATTTcggaaatgtttttattttcaaaaagttaGTCTGCATTGCAACAACAAAATAGTGAGGAAGCGCACTTCACGTGCCTTGCTCATCCGCGTCAAGGCcagtttatatatgaaaaatctAAAGCTTtaataaatgatgtttatttttagttCGAAAAGATGAAATCGCGTTTTTAGTTAAACGGGGCCTGTTTGACGAATGTTGGTGCCGGCAGGCCGTTATCTTTCCCGTACACCGCACACTGCATGAAGGCGCACGGACTCTCGTGCCATGCGTACCTCACCCCCGCAACCTGTAACATACAAGTACGTGAACTGTTACTCACACATACGAAACTATAGCATTAACATGCGCAACGTGTAACGTACACATCAACAACCAGCTACTTGCCCGTACATAACCTGTAGCAGGTATATTCAGTATAGAACTTCTTTGGATACAATCGAAAATCCGACTTAATTACTTTTGAAGAATGTAGATGTAAATGTATAGACCAAATATTATGGAAAACTTTAGTGTGGGCACTTCTTAGCCTGCCAATGTAGATGATGTGTTAGCAAATATCGTTTATTGCTTGCGTCCTTTGCCAGAAATcaaatttaatgctttaaagctgcactctcaaagattgaacgttttgacaactttttttcattttttgtcttggaatgatctttttttttgcgccaatatctgcaaaccagtgataaaatattgttgacaaaatatcatatcgcagcttttcatatttccgccccaaaattgatgtttaatgctttttttttcttaaaccgtcagtaacggtttaagccattaaaattggaatggaaatatgaaaatctgcaatcttttgtcagcagtctttcttCACAggttagcagatatttacgcaaaatttgctaattgcaagacaaaaaaaatataaaaaaaagttggaaaaacggttaatctgtgagactgcagctcTAAACgctatttctaaaataaactgACGGCcgatacaatgtcattttttcgTGTCTGTTGTCAAACCTGCAACGACAAGGAATGAGGAAATTGTGTTTGTCGACGTGACAATTAACTCATATTATGCGACGAAGCTACTTACCACATGCGTTTGTCCGCTGCAAACGTGTGTATCCATGGTAACGGTCGTCTGGTCATGGGCGGTTATCGAGACAGCTTTCCATTCAGCGGCCGTGCACTTATGGGCTTCTGTACTTCCGCAGCATACCTAGACAGTCAAACATTTTGTTCATATGAGGATTTCTTTCAAAACCCGTACCATAATTAAGCGTATGTATCAGTATGTAGTTTGTAATGTACTTAAAttcttgaaatttaaaaaaaatctcttgtttgatatttgaaaTCCTTTTTACACACTTCCCCCTTCCACATTCTCATTAATCAAAAGATTGATAATGATAATCTAAAATgttgtacgcatagcatcatcgctctggagtacgagaatGCCCCTCCCGCGCCCAATAGAGTAATGAACGGGCGGTTATTTTTTCCTCTGTTTCTTTTGTTACACCGGTTTTACAAAACCATGTCATCTgaatgttctggttatgtcttttttcaaatatgtcgGGTTAAGTTATATACCTTTTGTGTTTCGTTTATATCGATTTTTCGTTAtttcgaagtatttcccgagaATTATAGTATTTTACCAATTATCCATATAAGTATGCACACCACCTTCGCACTGATTCCGAACTAAAAATTACAATGCCAGAAATGtgaaaaattattgatttttttctttcatagaTATGAACTTTTTACTGTCTATATGTAAGAATATAtagacagtacaaagtgcatatttatatttaaaaatagttttcaataatCTTTCACATttcttatatattatttatagtttgaaattataagggtttttttttatttaaaaaaataataatttgagtttgaaaatccggtgccagtgggcCTTCGGGCTGGTAAACTACCTCAAAGCCCGTGTTTGCCCGCACGTCAATGGCGCTGTTTCCGCTATCATACTCGATCGTCAGTGTGTGACCGGAAATGGACAGTCGGGACGGAAATGGGCCCTGGAGATTAAACACAACTTGTTTTGTTTCGTTACGGTTTGAAAAATTGAAGTTGAAACCCATGTTTCAGACATAAGGTAAATACCCCCCATCCCCACCCCACCATATTACATCAAAGTCACATGTCGTCATATTAACGAAGAACAAAAGTAGCAATACAGTAACTTGGCCTCTagtcattatttttaaagaaaacctgGTAGTCGAGGCTTGAGTCTCCGTAGGCCACGGCCCTCGCAGCCAATGCCAGGCGGGCCGCCACATCCTCCTTGAATCGCGGGTGAATCCTAAAACAGGAAGTGTACTTCTAActctttaacaaaataaaacctGATACTTGTGGAAGGTTTCCACTTATATAGCCGCCAGCACCACATCTTTTATCGTGAGTATATTTTTAAACCGGAATTCTACTTAAATTCCATGATATCGATTAAATATTGAATGCTTCAAAACTAAGAAAATACGTATCTATGAGTTCGCCATACTGGTACACCgagtttaattatttatgccTTATCGAAGTCATTGAGCGGAAACCGAATTTTCTATTTTAGAAAGGGAAACCGTAACCCTAGAATACATcttacattttcaaccactgaTTGAAGAtaagcaatcattaagtactagacttaatcatGTAGAATTttaactttcgcgggtgtttaatgGTCCGCCTattgccactcatccgatacacaacccctgtgtcagattttgcgctGACAATGTATTAACCAAGGAGGTTGTATTCAAAGTCAGTTGATGACATGGAGTAATATCTCGATGAAAAGGAatggctcgttcgctacgctctcTCCTcccattcttaattattaagaatttacttcatgtcatctaaataGTACCTTACCCTGCCATTCCAAATGCAATACCCAAGTACGATCTAAAGTGAGCTTGCTATATACAGCAGTTTTGTCACAATATGccaatattacattattgagCAAAATCAGTTTATGCATCCCCCAAAAAAGACAATTTCATGTTGATAACACGTCGCTcgttaaaagaaataaacaacttcATGAGTGATTGAAGCTGAATCGTACGCTCCATGGGGTGATTCAAAGTCAGGCAAATCCATTGCGACGGCCATAAACACGGCAGAGAGGCTCGGGTTGGGGACGTAGCCGTAGTTTGCCGTCTGCGCCCATCGGATCTCCGAAAAGCCGAGTGAAGATGATCCGTTACGAAACGGGGCGAGCtgaagaaatatattgtcatcaatgaaatattgttttaatcgTTTCCGGTGCGAAAGGACGAAAATGCGATAACCCGCCACTTTCGTTTTCGTCCTGCTACTTGGCCTTTTGCATCGAAAAGGTGACCTCACAAACTGACAAGAAATCAGCCACCAtaccaaacatttcaatgaTTGTAGTGGGGTTTTTTGTGAATTCAAAATTCAGATAAAATGTCCAGACTAGAATGTCAATAGAATTTACATCTTTCCTGCTGCACAATaatctaatttaaaaaaaaaatcgacaaaaaaacaacaatcaaaaaacaacaacaacaaaataaatacatactattttcatgcactaatttattttatatttgcgCTCTCACATCCAAAGTTTATTTATGGGACAGTAAATACTAACACCCAATTGGATTGAAAAGGGCTGATGCATATTGCATCTGCcggaatttattttgaaaaggacTGGTGCATTTGCAACCCAGTCCGCATAACTTGTATAATAATGATTACATAATAGTGTAAGTAATGGGTAAAAGTCCCATAAAGTTGGACGTATAAGAAAGTCCAATATAATTAATGTACATAATCACAAAGCAAATTGTACAGGCAGAGAGGAGGCGGGGAGGGAAGGTGGAAAAATCGACAGCGAATTTGCAGCGTGCAATCTGCATGAGCTTGGAAAATAGAAAGACCGTAATGCGCATGCTTGCCATGCTGCTTCCGTTGCGCTGAGGTTATTTTACACTGATATATGTTTCGTTAACAGAACCCAACACTGCTTTTCCTCTCAGCCTGTCCAAACCgttatcaaaatatacacatgcacaatataaatcaatttatatctcctttgtcatataaattatgtttttatatttgcgCTCTCACATCCAAAGTTTATTTATGGGACAGTAAATACTAACACCCAATTGGATTGAAAAGGGCTGATGCATATTGCATCTGCcggaatttattttgaaaaggacTGGTGCATTTGCAACCCAGTCCGCATAACTTGTATAATAATGATTACATAATAGTGTAAGTAATGGGTAAAAGTCCCATAAAGTTGGACGTATAAGAAAGTCCCAAACCAAGTCCAACCAACGGAAGGGAGAGCGCAAAGATATTGACTAGAGTAAGTTGAATTATGGCCAAGAAAGCAAATGccaaatgtttaacatatttgtatataaatagaaaatacaacaatgtacatgtaatattgCCTCGTGATATCAAATATGAGCACATAACAAGTTGACGCAATGGTAAATGACCAGAAAAGGTTAAggtaaattataaaaacatgtaaatggtACAGTATACAATGACCACTTCAAAGTAGTATTACACAGTATGTTCAAAATTTAGTATTGCTTTAGTTATTATAACAATAGACAAGTAAGAGGAATAACAAAGAAATTCCATGCTGACTAGAAACAACTCAAATTGCATATGAATTGTTGATGCACTACCAACATCAACAGAGTATTATGGTAAAGGCAAGTGGTATGAGTATACTGTAGAGATACACAACCAATATCTCCATAAATGAAAAGGTATTATGTGGAGCAAATCCTGTTCATTTTGATGCACGACCAACACCAATAGTACTAGGAtgtaatttttgaaagtctaatgTATTTTCTAAAGGCTTTAGATTTCCATCTTCCTAACAGCATGATCTCTTGTTCAGATTTTCCTGATATAACTGCTTGTGTACAAGCTCCAATCCGAATACTGTGGAATTTGTAGTATTTAGGTGACAGGTTGACAAAGTgcaaaagtttcatgaaatgtGTTTTGAATTTTCCCAGTGTTAAAGAGGAATTGTTTGCCAATATGAAAAGTGGGCCCTTACTATTCCCTCTCAGACTGAGGTAGCTTTTTAAGTAGGTGACAGGGCAAAAGGATTTAGATGAGGGGATGATTATTGAACATGGTGTGCTTGTTTTCTTAGTTTTGTGTCGATGCAGTCTTATGTGAAcagatttctttttaaattccACATGTTTCAATTGTACGACTTGATGGTCTTTGCTGCTTTTAGAAGGGAGAAGTTCGCCCATTCGAAAAAATCCATGAAAGGATATCAAGAGAATCGCTTGACATAACTGTCTCAAAAAGGGATTTGTTGCAAATACAAATGCTGTGGCTTTGCAAAGTTTCTTTATGTCCTCGTACAGAAGAGGTTTTCTGCAGTCAGATTTTGAGTTGGTTTTGTGTGCGCCTAGAACCATGCGGCGTACGATGAAGGAATTACAAGGGTCAGGATTAGTTGTGAGCTGATGTTGATACGCTATTGCTGAAAGGTGACTGCTGATGGTCGACGGGGAGTATTTCAGTAAATGTAGGTGGGCCACAAATGAGGCAACTGTGTCGGATGTTGCTGGTAAGTAGCTTCTTGATTCTGgcatatttgaaacaaaaacagtaaaCCTTGACCAGAATCTTTTATATGAGAGCCTTGTTGACGGAGCAAGAGATGCAGTTATTAGATGAGTTTTCATTGCAGCAATGCTAGTGGGCTCATCTGGATTGGTAATGGTAGCGGTGTTTTGTTCAGATGTGGGGCTAAGGTCAGTGCTTCTTGAACCTGTAACCGAGAAAGTAAGTcacaaattgtatttttctttgtgCTAATGTGTTTGGCCTGgaaacaaaaattgttttccAATGCGGAGAGAACGATATTCCTAATGAGCTTCATCATGGTTTTGT
Proteins encoded in this region:
- the LOC128232511 gene encoding uncharacterized protein LOC128232511 gives rise to the protein MPKKNPKTAGTGKRKAVQDQNTGNKQSRLAVLLADAISKDDEILSEIGELLGNKDKNKADGSRSTDLSPTSEQNTATITNPDEPTSIAAMKTHLITASLAPSTRLSYKRFWSRFTVFVSNMPESRSYLPATSDTVASFVAHLHLLKYSPSTISSHLSAIAYQHQLTTNPDPCNSFIVRRMVLGAHKTNSKSDCRKPLLYEDIKKLCKATAFVFATNPFLRQLCQAILLISFHGFFRMGELLPSKSSKDHQVVQLKHVEFKKKSVHIRLHRHKTKKTSTPCSIIIPSSKSFCPVTYLKSYLSLRGNSKGPLFILANNSSLTLGKFKTHFMKLLHFVNLSPKYYKFHSIRIGACTQAVISGKSEQEIMLLGRWKSKAFRKYIRLSKITS